Proteins encoded by one window of Blautia luti:
- a CDS encoding adenylate kinase has translation MKIIMLGAPGAGKGTQAKKIAAKYQIPHISTGDIFRANIKNGTELGKKAKTYMDQGLLVPDELTCDLVVDRIKQPDAANGYVLDGFPRTIPQAECLTEALNKLGSKVDYAIDVDVPDSNIVNRMSGRRACLKCGATYHVVHAAPKVEGVCDTCGEKLVLRDDDQPETVQKRLNVYHEQTQPLIDYYTKEGILKSVDGTKDLEEVFADIVAILGE, from the coding sequence ATGAAAATCATTATGCTGGGTGCACCAGGAGCAGGAAAAGGAACTCAGGCGAAGAAAATCGCTGCGAAATATCAGATTCCGCATATTTCTACCGGAGACATTTTCCGCGCAAATATCAAAAATGGGACAGAACTTGGAAAAAAAGCAAAAACATATATGGATCAGGGACTTCTTGTACCTGATGAACTGACTTGTGATCTGGTTGTGGACAGAATAAAACAGCCGGATGCAGCAAACGGTTATGTACTGGATGGTTTTCCAAGAACAATTCCTCAGGCAGAGTGTTTAACAGAGGCTCTGAATAAACTGGGAAGTAAAGTTGACTATGCAATCGATGTGGATGTTCCGGATTCCAACATTGTAAATCGTATGTCCGGAAGACGTGCCTGCCTCAAGTGTGGTGCTACTTATCATGTAGTACATGCAGCACCGAAGGTTGAAGGTGTTTGTGATACCTGTGGAGAGAAACTGGTTCTTCGTGATGATGACCAGCCTGAAACAGTACAGAAACGTCTGAATGTATATCATGAGCAGACACAGCCACTGATCGATTATTATACTAAAGAGGGAATTTTAAAATCAGTTGATGGTACCAAGGATCTGGAAGAAGTATTTGCAGATATCGTTGCCATCCTGGGAGAGTGA
- the secY gene encoding preprotein translocase subunit SecY, with protein sequence MFETLKNVFRVKEMRRKLLYLIWMIFIIRIGCQIPVPGVDSDFFKQWFSSNTGDAFNFFDAFTGGSFEKMSIFALNITPYITSSIIIQLLTIAIPALEEMQRDGEEGRKKMTAITRYVTVGLALFESIAMAIGFGRQGMIPNLNFFKGVIVVACLTAGSAMLMWLGERITEKGIGNGISIVLAVNIISRVPSDLALLYENFIKGKTIAKGTLAGIIIAAIILLVVVLVLILNGAERRIPVQYSKKMVGRKMMGGQSTNIPLKVNTAGVIPVIFASSIMSFPTVIAQLAGKGNGTGIGNEILRGLSSNNWCNPKQIQYSWGLILYIVLCVFFAYFYTSITFNPLEVADNIKKQGGFIPGIRPGKPTSDYLTNILNYIIFIGAVGLIIVCVIPFIFNGVFGANVSFGGTSIIIIVGVILETVKQIESQLLVRNYKGFLNN encoded by the coding sequence ATGTTTGAAACTCTTAAAAATGTTTTTAGAGTGAAAGAAATGAGACGTAAGCTGTTGTATCTGATATGGATGATTTTTATCATCCGTATCGGCTGCCAGATCCCGGTTCCGGGTGTTGACAGTGACTTCTTTAAGCAGTGGTTCAGCAGCAACACCGGAGATGCGTTTAACTTTTTTGATGCGTTTACTGGTGGTTCATTTGAAAAAATGTCAATTTTCGCATTGAACATCACACCGTACATTACTTCATCCATTATCATTCAGCTTCTTACCATTGCCATTCCGGCACTGGAGGAAATGCAGCGAGATGGTGAAGAAGGAAGAAAGAAGATGACTGCAATCACACGTTATGTGACTGTAGGTCTTGCTCTGTTCGAGTCAATCGCAATGGCAATCGGCTTCGGACGTCAGGGTATGATCCCGAATCTGAACTTCTTCAAGGGTGTAATAGTAGTTGCCTGCTTAACAGCTGGTTCTGCTATGCTGATGTGGCTTGGTGAGCGTATTACAGAAAAAGGCATCGGAAATGGTATTTCCATTGTACTTGCTGTAAACATTATTTCCAGAGTGCCAAGCGATCTGGCATTGCTGTATGAGAACTTCATCAAAGGAAAAACAATTGCAAAAGGTACCCTTGCCGGTATTATTATTGCGGCGATCATTCTGCTGGTGGTAGTTCTGGTACTTATCCTGAATGGTGCAGAGAGAAGAATTCCGGTTCAGTATTCAAAGAAAATGGTCGGAAGAAAAATGATGGGCGGTCAGTCCACCAATATTCCTCTGAAAGTAAATACTGCCGGTGTTATTCCGGTTATTTTTGCATCATCCATTATGTCTTTCCCGACTGTGATTGCACAGCTTGCAGGTAAAGGCAATGGAACAGGAATCGGAAACGAGATCCTTCGTGGTCTTTCTTCTAATAACTGGTGTAATCCGAAACAGATCCAGTACAGCTGGGGACTGATTCTTTACATCGTACTTTGCGTTTTCTTTGCATATTTTTATACTTCCATCACATTCAATCCGCTGGAAGTAGCAGATAATATCAAAAAGCAGGGTGGTTTTATACCAGGTATCCGTCCTGGAAAACCTACGTCAGACTATTTGACTAATATCTTAAATTATATTATATTTATAGGTGCAGTAGGTCTTATCATTGTGTGCGTGATCCCGTTCATCTTTAACGGTGTATTTGGAGCAAATGTTTCATTTGGTGGTACATCTATCATCATTATCGTGGGAGTTATCCTTGAAACTGTGAAACAGATTGAATCCCAGCTTCTCGTACGTAATTACAAAGGCTTCCTGAACAACTAA
- the rplO gene encoding 50S ribosomal protein L15 has protein sequence MELSNLRPAEGSKHSDNFRRGRGHGSGNGKTAGKGHKGQLARSGHKKPGFEGGQMPLYRRLPKRGFKNRNTKEIIAINVDVLNRFEDGAEVTAESLLASGAISKIADGVKILGNGELTKKLNVKVNAVSETAKSKIEAAGGTVEVI, from the coding sequence ATGGAATTATCAAACTTAAGACCAGCAGAAGGTTCTAAGCACAGCGATAACTTCAGAAGAGGCCGTGGACATGGTTCTGGAAACGGTAAAACAGCCGGTAAAGGACACAAAGGACAGTTAGCTCGTTCCGGTCACAAGAAACCGGGATTCGAAGGTGGTCAGATGCCTTTATACAGACGTCTGCCTAAGAGAGGATTCAAAAACAGAAATACAAAAGAGATCATTGCAATCAACGTTGACGTACTGAACCGTTTTGAAGATGGTGCAGAAGTTACAGCAGAAAGCTTACTTGCAAGTGGTGCAATCTCCAAGATTGCTGATGGCGTTAAAATTCTTGGAAATGGTGAGCTGACAAAGAAACTTAATGTCAAAGTAAACGCTGTCAGCGAGACTGCAAAATCAAAAATTGAAGCTGCTGGTGGTACAGTAGAGGTGATCTAA
- the rpmD gene encoding 50S ribosomal protein L30 produces the protein MANTLKVTLVKSPIGAVPKHKKTVAAMGLTKMHKTVEMPDNAATRGMIQQVQHLVKVEEA, from the coding sequence ATGGCAAACACATTAAAAGTTACATTAGTAAAATCTCCTATTGGTGCAGTTCCGAAGCACAAAAAAACTGTTGCAGCTATGGGTCTTACAAAAATGCACAAAACAGTTGAAATGCCGGATAACGCAGCAACAAGAGGAATGATTCAGCAGGTACAGCACCTGGTAAAGGTTGAAGAAGCTTAA
- the rpsE gene encoding 30S ribosomal protein S5: protein MKRNLIDASQLELEDKVVSIKRVTKVVKGGRNFRFTALVVVGDGNGHVGAGLGKAAEIPEAIRKGKEDAMKKLVTVARDENNSITHDFIGKYGSAEMLLKRAPEGTGVIAGGPARAVIELAGIKNIRTKCMGSRNKQNVVLATIEGLRQLKTPEEVARLRGKSVDEILA from the coding sequence ATGAAACGTAATCTTATTGATGCTAGTCAGTTAGAATTAGAAGATAAAGTAGTATCAATCAAGCGTGTTACCAAGGTTGTTAAAGGTGGTCGTAACTTCCGTTTCACAGCTTTAGTTGTTGTAGGTGACGGCAACGGACACGTTGGTGCAGGTTTAGGTAAAGCAGCCGAAATTCCTGAAGCTATCCGCAAAGGAAAAGAGGATGCTATGAAGAAATTAGTAACAGTAGCAAGAGACGAGAACAACTCCATTACACATGACTTCATTGGAAAATACGGAAGCGCTGAAATGCTTCTGAAGAGAGCTCCGGAAGGTACTGGAGTTATCGCCGGCGGTCCTGCCCGTGCGGTAATCGAGTTAGCTGGTATCAAAAACATCCGTACAAAATGTATGGGATCCAGAAACAAACAGAACGTTGTTCTTGCAACAATCGAAGGCTTAAGACAGTTAAAAACTCCGGAAGAAGTTGCTAGACTTCGCGGAAAATCTGTTGATGAGATTCTGGCTTAA
- the rplR gene encoding 50S ribosomal protein L18, whose protein sequence is MVNKASRAKIRENKHRRLRHHLNGTATTPRLAVFRSNKHMYAQIIDDTVGKTLVSASTLQKEVRAELENTDDVAAAAHLGTVIGKKAVEAGIESVVFDRGGYIYHGKVKALADAAREAGLKF, encoded by the coding sequence ATGGTAAATAAGGCATCTAGAGCGAAAATTCGTGAGAATAAGCATAGAAGATTACGTCATCATTTAAACGGAACTGCAACAACACCTCGTTTAGCAGTATTTCGTTCCAACAAGCATATGTATGCTCAGATCATTGATGACACTGTAGGAAAGACTTTAGTATCTGCTTCTACTCTTCAGAAAGAAGTAAGAGCTGAGTTAGAGAACACTGATGATGTAGCAGCAGCTGCACATTTAGGAACCGTTATTGGTAAGAAAGCTGTTGAAGCTGGCATCGAAAGCGTTGTTTTCGACAGAGGAGGCTATATCTACCACGGTAAAGTAAAAGCACTGGCAGACGCAGCAAGAGAAGCTGGGCTGAAATTCTAA
- the rplF gene encoding 50S ribosomal protein L6: protein MSRIGRLPVAIPAGVEVTVAEGNVVTVKGPKGTLERALPTEMEIKVEDGHVVVSRPNDLKKMKSLHGLTRSLIHNMVVGVSEGYTKELEVNGVGYKAAKQGKKLVLSLGYSHPVEMEDPDGIETKVDGNKIIVSGISKEKVGQFAAEIRDKRRPEPYKGKGIKYVDEVIRRKVGKTGKK, encoded by the coding sequence ATGTCACGAATTGGTAGACTTCCGGTTGCTATTCCTGCAGGCGTAGAAGTAACTGTCGCTGAAGGCAACGTAGTAACTGTAAAAGGACCAAAAGGAACACTCGAAAGAGCACTTCCTACAGAAATGGAAATCAAAGTTGAAGATGGTCATGTAGTAGTATCCAGACCAAACGACTTAAAGAAAATGAAATCTCTTCACGGTTTAACAAGAAGCTTGATCCACAACATGGTTGTTGGTGTAAGCGAAGGCTATACAAAAGAGCTTGAAGTTAACGGTGTAGGTTATAAAGCAGCAAAACAGGGCAAAAAGCTTGTGCTTAGCCTTGGATATTCTCATCCGGTAGAAATGGAAGATCCGGACGGAATCGAAACCAAAGTAGATGGTAACAAGATTATCGTATCCGGTATCAGCAAAGAAAAAGTCGGCCAGTTTGCAGCTGAGATCAGAGACAAGAGAAGACCTGAGCCATACAAAGGTAAAGGTATCAAATATGTTGATGAAGTTATCAGACGTAAAGTTGGTAAGACTGGTAAGAAATAA
- the rpsH gene encoding 30S ribosomal protein S8, with translation MTMSDPIADMLTRIRNANTAKHDTVDVPASKMKIAIANILVDEGYIAKYDLVEDGVVKTLHITLKYGEDKNEKIITGLKRISKPGLRIYAGKDELPKVLGGLGIAILSTNKGVITDKEARKLQVGGEVLAFVW, from the coding sequence ATGACAATGAGCGATCCAATCGCAGATATGCTTACAAGAATCCGTAACGCAAACACTGCAAAACATGACACAGTAGATGTTCCGGCATCCAAAATGAAAATTGCAATTGCTAACATCCTTGTTGATGAAGGATATATTGCAAAATATGATTTAGTTGAAGACGGAGTTGTTAAAACTCTTCATATCACACTGAAATACGGTGAAGACAAAAACGAAAAAATCATCACTGGTTTAAAGAGAATCTCCAAACCTGGTCTTCGTATCTACGCAGGCAAGGATGAGCTTCCAAAAGTTCTTGGTGGACTTGGAATCGCAATTCTTTCTACAAACAAAGGTGTTATTACTGATAAAGAAGCCCGTAAACTTCAGGTTGGCGGCGAAGTATTAGCATTCGTTTGGTAA
- a CDS encoding type Z 30S ribosomal protein S14, which produces MAKTAMKIKQQRKQKFSTREYTRCNICGRPHSVLRKYGICRICFRELAYKGQIPGVKKASW; this is translated from the coding sequence ATGGCTAAAACAGCAATGAAAATCAAACAGCAGCGTAAACAGAAATTCTCCACAAGAGAATATACACGTTGCAACATTTGTGGACGTCCACATTCTGTTTTAAGAAAATACGGAATCTGCAGAATCTGCTTCCGTGAATTAGCTTACAAGGGACAGATCCCGGGTGTTAAGAAGGCTTCCTGGTAG
- the rplE gene encoding 50S ribosomal protein L5 produces MSRLKEMYKNEIMDAMTKKFGYKNVMEVPKLDKIVINMGVGEAKENAKLLDAAIADMELITGQKAIATKAKKSVANFKIREGMPIGCKVTLRGEKMYEFADRLINLALPRVRDFRGINPNAFDGRGNYALGIKEQLIFPEVEYDKVDKVRGMDIIFVTTAKTDEEARELLTLFNMPFAK; encoded by the coding sequence GTGAGTAGATTAAAAGAAATGTACAAAAATGAGATCATGGATGCCATGACCAAAAAATTTGGATACAAAAATGTTATGGAAGTGCCAAAACTCGATAAGATCGTAATCAATATGGGTGTTGGTGAAGCCAAAGAAAACGCTAAGCTTCTTGATGCTGCAATCGCAGATATGGAACTTATCACAGGACAGAAAGCAATCGCTACAAAAGCGAAAAAATCTGTTGCTAACTTCAAAATCAGAGAGGGTATGCCGATCGGTTGTAAAGTTACATTAAGAGGAGAAAAAATGTACGAGTTCGCTGATCGTCTGATCAACCTTGCACTTCCTCGTGTACGTGACTTCCGTGGTATCAACCCGAACGCATTCGATGGCCGTGGAAACTACGCTCTGGGTATCAAAGAGCAGCTGATCTTCCCGGAAGTTGAATATGATAAAGTTGATAAAGTAAGAGGTATGGACATCATCTTCGTTACTACAGCTAAGACTGATGAAGAAGCACGTGAATTACTGACATTATTCAATATGCCGTTTGCAAAGTAA
- the rplX gene encoding 50S ribosomal protein L24 has translation MSAMKIKKGDTVKVIAGKDNGKEGKVLAVNAKDNTVIVENINKVTKHSKPSAANQQGGIITKEAPLHISNVMLVVDGQATRVGFQMDGDKKVRVAKKTGKVID, from the coding sequence ATGTCAGCTATGAAAATTAAAAAAGGTGATACTGTAAAAGTTATCGCTGGTAAAGATAATGGCAAAGAGGGTAAAGTCCTTGCAGTAAACGCAAAAGACAATACCGTTATTGTTGAGAACATCAACAAGGTTACAAAACACAGCAAACCATCTGCAGCAAATCAGCAGGGCGGAATCATCACAAAAGAAGCTCCATTGCACATCTCCAATGTAATGCTGGTTGTTGATGGACAGGCTACAAGAGTAGGCTTCCAGATGGATGGAGACAAAAAAGTCCGCGTTGCTAAAAAGACCGGTAAGGTTATCGATTAA
- the rplN gene encoding 50S ribosomal protein L14, translating into MIQQETRLKVADNTGAKEILCIRVMGGSTRRYASIGDTIVATVKDATPGGVVKKGDVVKAVVVRTKKGARRKDGSYIRFDENAAVIIKDDLTPRGTRIFGPVARELREKKFMKIVSLAPEVL; encoded by the coding sequence ATGATCCAGCAGGAAACTAGACTGAAAGTTGCCGACAACACTGGTGCAAAAGAAATCCTTTGTATTCGTGTTATGGGCGGCTCTACAAGAAGATATGCAAGCATTGGCGATACAATCGTTGCTACTGTCAAAGATGCAACACCAGGCGGCGTTGTTAAAAAAGGTGACGTTGTAAAAGCTGTTGTAGTTAGAACTAAAAAAGGCGCTCGTCGTAAAGACGGATCTTATATCCGCTTCGATGAAAATGCTGCCGTAATCATTAAAGACGACTTAACTCCGAGAGGAACACGTATCTTTGGACCAGTTGCCAGAGAACTTCGTGAGAAGAAATTCATGAAGATCGTTTCCTTAGCTCCGGAAGTATTATAG
- the rpsQ gene encoding 30S ribosomal protein S17, with protein sequence MERNLRKTRVGKVVSNKMDKTIVVAIEDHVKHPLYKKIVKRTYKLKAHDENNECNIGDTVKVMETRPLSKDKRWRLVEIVEKVK encoded by the coding sequence GTGGAAAGAAATCTGAGAAAAACCCGCGTGGGTAAGGTTGTCAGCAATAAGATGGACAAAACCATTGTAGTTGCTATTGAAGACCATGTAAAACATCCTCTTTACAAAAAAATCGTGAAGAGAACATATAAATTAAAAGCTCATGACGAAAATAATGAGTGCAATATCGGTGATACCGTAAAAGTTATGGAAACCAGACCGTTATCCAAAGATAAAAGATGGAGACTGGTTGAAATCGTAGAGAAAGTTAAATAA
- the rpmC gene encoding 50S ribosomal protein L29, translating to MKINKFVEDLKAKSAAELNEELVAAKKELFNLRFQNATNQLENTSRIKEVRKNIARIQTVITEQANASK from the coding sequence GTGAAAATTAATAAATTCGTGGAAGATTTAAAGGCAAAATCAGCTGCAGAATTAAATGAAGAATTAGTAGCTGCTAAAAAAGAACTTTTCAATCTGAGATTTCAGAATGCAACTAATCAATTAGAAAATACAAGCCGCATCAAAGAGGTTCGCAAGAACATTGCAAGAATCCAGACAGTAATTACTGAGCAGGCTAACGCTTCCAAATAA
- the rplP gene encoding 50S ribosomal protein L16, whose protein sequence is MLMPKRVKRRKQFRGSMRGKALRGNKINYGEFGLVATEPCWIRSNQIEAARVAMTRYIKRGGQVWIKIFPDKPVTAKPAETRMGSGKGALEYWVAVVKPGRVMFEIAGVSEEIAREALRLAMHKLPCKCKIVSRADLEGGDNSEN, encoded by the coding sequence ATGTTAATGCCAAAAAGAGTAAAACGTCGTAAACAATTCCGTGGCTCCATGAGAGGAAAAGCCCTCAGAGGCAATAAGATCAATTATGGTGAATTCGGACTTGTTGCAACCGAACCGTGTTGGATCCGTTCCAATCAGATCGAGGCAGCCCGTGTTGCTATGACCCGTTACATCAAACGTGGTGGTCAGGTTTGGATTAAGATTTTCCCAGATAAACCAGTAACAGCGAAACCAGCAGAAACACGAATGGGTTCCGGAAAAGGTGCCCTTGAATACTGGGTAGCAGTTGTTAAGCCAGGACGTGTAATGTTCGAAATCGCAGGCGTTTCAGAAGAAATCGCTCGTGAAGCATTACGTCTTGCAATGCACAAGTTACCATGTAAATGCAAAATTGTTTCTCGTGCAGACTTAGAAGGCGGTGATAACAGTGAAAATTAA
- the rpsC gene encoding 30S ribosomal protein S3: protein MGQKVNPHGLRVGVIKDWDSRWYADADFADYLVEDYNIRTFLKKKLYSAGVSKIEIERASDRVKIIIYTAKPGIVIGKGGAEIEKVKAELKKFTDKKLIVDIKEVKRPDRDAQLVAENIALQLENRISFRRAMKSTMQRTMKAGAKGIKTSVSGRLGGADMARTEFYSEGTIPLQTLRADIDYGFAEADTTYGKVGVKAWVYNGEVLPTKGTKEGSDK, encoded by the coding sequence ATGGGACAGAAAGTTAACCCACATGGCCTTAGAGTCGGTGTTATCAAGGATTGGGATTCAAGATGGTATGCTGATGCAGACTTCGCTGATTACCTGGTAGAAGACTACAACATCAGAACATTCCTTAAAAAGAAATTATACAGCGCAGGTGTTTCCAAAATTGAAATCGAAAGAGCATCTGACAGAGTTAAGATCATCATCTACACAGCTAAACCTGGTATCGTAATCGGTAAAGGTGGCGCTGAGATCGAAAAAGTAAAAGCTGAATTAAAGAAATTCACAGACAAGAAACTTATCGTAGATATCAAAGAAGTAAAGAGACCAGACAGAGATGCTCAGTTAGTAGCAGAGAATATCGCATTACAGCTTGAGAACCGTATCTCTTTCAGACGTGCAATGAAATCTACAATGCAGAGAACAATGAAGGCCGGAGCAAAAGGTATCAAAACATCCGTATCCGGACGTCTTGGCGGTGCTGATATGGCTCGTACAGAGTTCTACAGCGAAGGAACTATTCCGCTTCAGACACTTCGTGCAGATATTGACTATGGATTCGCAGAAGCAGACACAACATACGGCAAAGTTGGCGTAAAAGCTTGGGTCTACAATGGCGAAGTACTTCCAACAAAAGGAACTAAGGAAGGGAGCGATAAATAA
- the rplV gene encoding 50S ribosomal protein L22 has protein sequence MAKGHRSQIKRARNESNRETRPSAKLSYARISVQKACYVLDVIRGKDVQTALGILTYNPRYASSVIKKLLESAIANAENNNGMNADNLYVAACYADKGPTMKRIQPRAQGRAYRIEKRTSHITIVLDEK, from the coding sequence ATGGCAAAGGGACATAGAAGCCAGATAAAAAGAGCCAGAAATGAGAGTAATAGAGAGACAAGACCGTCTGCAAAATTATCTTACGCAAGAATTTCTGTTCAGAAAGCCTGCTACGTGTTAGATGTAATTCGCGGTAAAGATGTGCAGACAGCACTTGGTATCTTAACATACAACCCAAGATACGCTTCCAGCGTGATCAAGAAACTTCTTGAGTCAGCAATTGCAAATGCTGAAAACAACAACGGAATGAATGCAGACAACCTCTACGTTGCAGCCTGCTATGCAGATAAAGGACCTACAATGAAGAGAATTCAGCCGAGAGCACAGGGTAGAGCTTACAGAATCGAAAAGAGAACAAGCCATATTACCATCGTGCTGGATGAGAAATAA
- the rpsS gene encoding 30S ribosomal protein S19: MSRSLKKGPFADASLLKKVDALNAANDKSVIKTWSRRSTIFPSFVGHTIAVHDGRKHVPVYVTEDMVGHKLGEFVATRTYRGHGKDEKKSGVR; the protein is encoded by the coding sequence ATGTCTCGTTCACTGAAAAAAGGACCTTTTGCAGATGCCAGCTTACTTAAAAAAGTAGATGCATTAAACGCTGCAAATGATAAATCCGTTATCAAAACCTGGTCACGCCGTTCTACAATCTTCCCGTCCTTCGTAGGACACACAATTGCTGTCCATGACGGAAGAAAACACGTGCCGGTATACGTAACAGAAGATATGGTTGGCCACAAACTCGGTGAGTTCGTTGCAACCAGAACTTACAGAGGACACGGAAAAGACGAAAAGAAATCCGGAGTTCGCTAG
- the rplB gene encoding 50S ribosomal protein L2, with protein sequence MGIKSYNPYTPSRRHMTGSDFSEITKSTPEKSLTVSLKKNAGRNNQGKITVRHRGGGSRRKYRIIDFKRRKDGVAATVLSIEYDPNRTANIALICYADGEKAYILAPEGLKVGQKVMNGAEAEVRVGNCLPLELIPVGTMVHNIELHPGKGGQMVRSAGNGAQLMAKEGKYATLRLPSGEMRMVPIVCRASVGVVGNGDHNLINIGKAGRKRNMGIRPTVRGSVMNPNDHPHGGGEGKTGIGRPGPCTPWGKPALGLKTRKKNKPSNKLIVRRRDGKALSK encoded by the coding sequence ATGGGAATCAAAAGTTATAACCCATATACACCGTCTAGAAGACATATGACTGGTTCCGATTTCTCAGAGATCACAAAATCTACACCAGAGAAATCTCTTACCGTGTCTTTAAAGAAAAACGCTGGACGTAACAACCAGGGTAAGATCACAGTTAGACACCGCGGAGGCGGAAGCAGAAGAAAATACAGAATCATCGACTTCAAGAGAAGAAAAGATGGAGTTGCTGCAACAGTACTTTCCATCGAGTATGATCCAAACAGAACAGCAAACATCGCTCTTATCTGCTATGCAGATGGCGAGAAAGCATATATCCTTGCACCGGAAGGCTTAAAAGTAGGCCAGAAAGTCATGAACGGAGCAGAAGCAGAAGTTCGTGTTGGTAACTGCTTACCATTAGAGCTTATCCCGGTTGGTACTATGGTACACAACATTGAGCTTCATCCTGGAAAGGGCGGACAGATGGTTCGTTCTGCTGGAAACGGCGCTCAGTTAATGGCTAAAGAAGGCAAATACGCAACACTGCGTCTGCCATCTGGTGAAATGAGAATGGTTCCGATTGTATGCCGCGCATCTGTTGGTGTTGTCGGAAACGGAGATCACAACCTGATTAACATCGGTAAAGCCGGACGTAAACGTAACATGGGTATCAGACCTACTGTTCGTGGTTCCGTAATGAACCCGAATGACCATCCACACGGTGGTGGTGAAGGAAAGACTGGTATCGGTCGCCCAGGTCCATGCACTCCATGGGGAAAACCTGCTCTTGGTCTGAAGACAAGAAAGAAAAACAAACCGTCCAACAAGCTCATCGTAAGAAGACGCGATGGAAAAGCTTTATCGAAATAA
- the rplW gene encoding 50S ribosomal protein L23 has translation MANIQYYDVIKKPVITEKSMNAMAEKKYTFLVHPEANKSQIKEAVEKMFEGTKVKSVNTMNMDGKKKRRGMTVGTTAKTKKAIVALTEDSKDIEIFEGL, from the coding sequence ATGGCTAACATTCAGTACTATGACGTAATCAAGAAACCAGTGATTACAGAAAAATCTATGAACGCTATGGCTGAAAAGAAATACACTTTCTTAGTTCATCCAGAAGCAAATAAATCTCAGATCAAAGAAGCTGTAGAGAAAATGTTCGAAGGAACAAAAGTAAAGAGCGTTAACACCATGAACATGGATGGAAAGAAAAAACGCCGTGGTATGACAGTTGGAACAACTGCTAAAACCAAAAAAGCTATCGTAGCTCTGACAGAAGACAGCAAAGATATCGAAATCTTCGAAGGACTTTAA